CTCTGCGGTGGCGAGCAGGGCTCGGCTCTTCTTCGTCTTGGGCAAAGCAAGGCCGAGGTGGGGCTGGACGACCATGGCGGGGGTCAGGGCAAGgcggaacagaggaggcggcagcACGACGATCTAGTGGTCAGGGCAGAGCCAGGCTCGAGCGCACCAAGGTTTGGCCCTGGGGCTCGGCCTAGAGCAGGCCGGTGCACACGCGCGTGGGTGCTCGGAACACCGAGTCAATGGCATGGCAAGGCCGGGTCAGAGCAAAGCAGAGGTGCGGCTAGCGTGCACGAGGCCCTGGCGTTCCAGGCTCGCGACGGTGTGGCGTTCGGCGGGTTCCAGCTCCGGCGAGGACAGGGCGAAGAGGCAGCGATGAGGCCTAGGTGGCTTGTGCAGGGTGGTCTCGTGCGCGCACCAGGCGCGACCATGGCAAGGTCGTGCGTGGTGACGCGAGTGCGAGCGCATGCCAAAGAGTACGAGGGCGACGGTGGGCAACAGTAGCAACACAAGTGGTGCTCGTGGTGCCGGCGCGGTCTAGGTGACGAGGTTGTGCACAGATTTACGTGCGCGTGAGGTGCTCGGCAAATTGTTGTAGTGGCACCGGCGTGCGGCGTGTGTGCGGGTCACGGTGGCCCAGGCGAGGTCGAACGCGGCGGGGTTCGCCGCGACGCGCCAAAGGGTGGCTGGGCAGCGTGGGGTGCGAACAGGCGCGCGTGCGTGGTGACCAGGGCCGGTAGAACGGCAGCATGGCAGAGAGCAAGACAGGGCGAGCACAGCATCAAAGGAAACATAGGGGAGCGGCTGCAAGGGTTCTTGCTCACTGGCTGGGTTCGAGGACGACTGCGCGATGCGATGGCGAGGTGCGGCCGTGACGACGCGGGGCAGTGCCGTGCAGAGCAGGGTTGTCGGTGCAGGGGATCGGGGCGCCGGCTTGGTGTAGATGTTCCAGCAGCAgcgctggtcctcctcggcgctgAACGGGCTACAGCGGATCTTGTTCCTTGCAGCCGACGGCATCGAGTTCCTCCTCCTTGCTCTtcttctcctctcctccttgCCTTTCTCTGCACCCAATTCCTCCCTTCGATTGGTGGCGGCGGAAAGAGGGAAGGGATTCTAGGGTTTGAGGCCGTGGCATGGGGGTTTTATAGGTGGCGCGGCTAGGGCTGTGAGCTCGTGGCGGGCCCGGACGCCGAGGAGAACAGTCGTGATGTGATGGCCGGGGTGCCGTGCAACGTGGCGACCATCTGGGCTTTCTCCTCCCTGCGCTCGGGGTCGCGGGCGCGGGTGGTTGCGCTCCCGTGTCGCGGAGCGGAGACAGGTGGGCAGCAAGGATTTGGCGCAGGCCCGGATTCCGATGACGGCGTGGATGGGGCGGCCGCTGGAGCTTGGACGCATGGCGGCATCAGGGCCTCCACGGCGGGGCTTGGCGCAAGGCGAAGGGGACAGGGCAGCGCAAGCAGCGGCGGGCATCGCGGGCGTCTGCTGGCGTGGCAGGCGAGGCCGTTGGCCCTCCTTGGCGTGGAGCGGAGGCCCGCGCGCGGGCAGGTGAGagccgagcaggggcggcgtCACCCGCGTgaggggaggaaggggaaagctTACCGGTGGGGTCAGCTCGTCGGTGACAGCGGGCGTGAGGAAGAGAGGAGCGGCGGTTTGGGCTGGAGCAGGCTGGGGCGAAACGGGCCAGCAGGGTGACGGGTCTGGCCGGGGGCGGTAGCAGGCCAGGTTGGGTTGGCTAGTAGGTTTAGGTGGGCTGGTTTAGGGAAGTCAGCAGGCCGGTTAGAAGAGTGGGTGGGTTTGGTTTGAGGTCTGGGCCTAGTGGTAGTTAGTGGTTAGTTGGGTTTGAGCCCAAGGTTAGAGTTAGGATTTGAGTTTAATCTGAGTGGACCAATTCAAACTAAACTCCACACATTTTCACACAAgagaaataaattcaaattgaatttcACATAAACAAGGTAGATCCAATCACACCAAATAAAAACCAAATAGATCACACTAGCAATAGGGTCCTTATGTTTAAATATCTTTTATTTTCTAGGAATTTAGAGAGAATTAGAAGGCACTCTTAGATTATTCTAGCTATCATCATTtccacacaaaaagtttttgaaaactcgTATTTTTGGGAtttataacattccgtaaaaattacgggatgttacagaCGATGCAATGATTGGTTCGGCTGCCGAGAGTGAGATTTGAGGAGGTACGATACGAGGTTgaactcttctcaaaagtgactctggattggaatgaaagttttgcgacaataagaaaccggtcatacactaccctgttttcatatcaacaaagacaagaaaactaagccaagttagcctgtttagcaagcaaATACCagtttcgattttgttcataactttgtctatatacttcaatttgtgccttccccggcaacggcgccaaaaaagcttgttggcgcctaccaacatcaccaccgggaaagcagcgatgacgcccgcaaatgccaatttggggtggcagtatttcatgaaccacgaataaatccgcaaacacacggaataccgctgtagcattttacctaggagtataccggggtgtcatttatatttccgcagggaaggcggtgagtgaagatgatatagactagttgatgaattttatctagattggatattatcatgcataaacaggagtaagatatataacatggtaggaggtagagTGACACACACACGAACTACcgtcttggataaataaataaaagaaaagataaaggatgctctaggccgggagcaaggcagaagttagagctcgagtcaactgtgctagactagctatatctataccatcttatggttagatcgtcagagattaaactacacaacatggagaccgctatcgaagcaacgtgAGGAGCCCGTACATCCCGgcagctttatgtacctcctaccccccataccgaacgtggaggattactcggactcagacaggactgtcaccacctgccggctacctctacaaaccatgggtatagttcacatccagcaactcttagctaatctagacaccatgtctacactagtaagcgatactctagtgtctCGCACGGatcccccaccctccggatggacagacatcacactagagcaaacatacgaatactggagcagttgatagagtttgaAGCACATTATATTAACAATCGCAAGcatagggcgatcatgcaatgcaagcattgaacaataacgcaatcatatcaagaagcatatatccgataactctgaacatacttcaagcagatatcggtaaccatagtctaattctattacaaacaaccgaatattacaagagagagctagagatgaacccataccagaactctcgagcaactccggcgactcgaagactcctagacttatcctaaactccactaagcctaaagactaagcaagaggtgagtgaggtgtggtgtgtgtgtcccattctctaccccccccccctccctccttgtatttatagcagggagccacaggGTGAAGCTTGTAGAACCGCCATAGGCATCCAATGAGGAGGTGACACCCTggctggttgaggcggtggggcccacgggccaggtcggccgaccaggtgggtcggtcggcctgcccgaggctccaactgcccccaacttcttccaacgggctgtcttgggcctcctaTTGTCTGAATGTCGGGGCTTGCTTTGTCTTGACTAGTTTTGgattggttcttgggctacacttggtccaattGAGCCTGAATCATCGctctaatattttctgtgattttatgccgggccaaagtgtgcttgcaacctgtaTATTAGCttaaaaacacaacttgcattttctagaaggtgaagtgtggtttagggactttattggataaaggtgcgtgtaagaaatgcaaactctcatgattttctgatcaagttgacgcctgcaaatgatcgttagtgagcgtcaacaacgtgccacttacaaagagggcccacaagtCAGAGCAAACGGGGGGCGCCAAGGCAAATGCACCACAAGATCTTGACAAGGTCCCACATGTCAGACTCCCTGAGGACCTTCCATGTATCATGGCGTGCCCCCTACTCCTTCCGATCACCTTCCATgtatgcatttggcgggaaccgaccttgaAGACTAcaaaaggggcctccctccacctctcacCAAACACACCATTTCTCATGTGAAGGAgtagagtagagaggctccacaCTTGTATccttagcctagggagtgtgtgtgGAAGGAGTTCAGATAAGATCCGAacttgtcggcgtctcttcggctttgtatctctacggatacggtacgtttggagtacatatccgggttcttctattcAGTGAGTCCTAgttaagttattcttttgttctcattcaTTCGCGGGTTCATCATCCATTCTCATAGcagatactctagaagagggcccctgataaagacgggataaccctgcgcgactctagagtagtagtcgaaggcataggcgtggtgtctgggccttagattacctttgtttgtctcgagCTCAGCTGGcattgtggggtagacggcaggtggtgacaaccctgttcgtctgctacggagacagtctgcgtggttagtgtacTCCCCCCTGGGTTCAACATAGAGCGATGTATTTTGATATCCAGATGATGTATTTTGATATTTGTATAGCTATACTTATATACGCTGCCCTGTATACGTAGCTGTGtgcactacaaaaaatctgatgatccatgacgattgaatttcgtcacagatcactgaaaaaccgtcataaaacagtatctatgacgatctcaaataacgtcatgtattgagtgtcacagatcacacctcgtgacgttcctTAAATTTTCATCATAGATTGCTCGATCCATGACGTTTTAAAATCGTTATGGTATGTCTCCGGGCCCCCtgaagcccaacccaagcccgttttctatgacgaaaattaacatcacgaacagtataattttcgtcacagattcaattgccatgtcacacattgaTGACATGAAGGATGACGTGGCTGCTGACATGGTGATGACATGGATGGCAGTGATGACATGTAAATTGACGTGGACGATGACATGGATGCTGACATGGCAGTGACATCACGCCACATGGACCACGATGTGGCAGCAGGCGCATGAGCCAATTTGGGCCTTATTTACAAGGCCCATATGAACAGCATGATCATTTCAGCCCAACCCAAGATACAACAATAAATTAACATCTCATCACATAAATGTTTGATAGAGCATTTCATCACATACAACAGCAAATCCCCTAAAAAATTTTCATCTAGAATTGCAATGAGTTGTATTTGAAAGCTAACATGCAATGGCAATCTATACATAAGGTGTatcatttctcttttttttctacaAAGGCACTCAAACAAATTCGATGCACTTGGTTCTTGGTCTTTGTACAGAGCCCTGAGAACTGCAAGCATGCAACAAACTTAATCTTTCAGCATGGAATCACATTCTAACTTTGGTTTCAATCTAGCAAAAATCTCACAATAATGCATAACTAGCCTCACTTCACATAGTCATGGCCACTTACCATCTATATTCAATTATTTCAACAACTAGGACTTTGAAGGAAAGCACGACCCTAAATTCTAGCAGCAAATGAGTTCCTTTTTGGCCATACTTGGTTAGGAGCAAACACCTAGGCATAAGCTATTGATGTTGCATCACTAAGCCGAGCTGCCCTGAAATAATAATACCAACAAGTGATCACAGTTAGTCTCTGAAAAGTCCTAGTTGCAGCAAATGAGTTCCATCTGAAGTCCTAGTTGTAGGTATTTTACGTCTGAAAATAAAGTAACACAAGTAACATAGCAGACCAGAAAATGACTAGAAAGATTTGAATATAACCTAACTTGGTGGCAGCACTAGGACTACATGACAACTTTGGCTTTTTCATGCTCATCCGAGTTTCGCCAATTGTTCCTACCAGAATCCACAGCCTCGGAAAAAACAAGCAAGAAAATAATGGATCAGCAGCACGAACTGGTTCTATTATAATAGTGGAATTAATGTTGTAGACTTAATTAAAATACTATGCTCGACAATTGATACTAGTGATCCATTAGGACAAGCAAACCACTTGCTAACAGGAATTAAAGTAGTTCTTAGCAAGACTTCACTAGCAATACTCATACTTGAGGGGCTTCATTATCAGAACTTGGGTGTTGGCAGACAATTATCTGATCATGTGCCATGTGTCTGTGTAGAGATGGAGCACTCGACAAAGATATACTTACATCACTGTTATCAATGACATGACTGCAGTTTGGGCAATCCCAGCTCCATGCTTCTGCAATCAATTCCTTTATCTGGTGATGCCCCTACAAGTTGTCAGCCATGGCCTGCAACAAAAGGAACATATTGCAGCTGGGTCACAAGTAAATGTAAAGGAGAATTTGAAGACAGTCAAACtaaatagaatttttttttcatattgcCATTTTGCAGTGTCTGTCAACATTCACTAATAATATATGTATCTGAAATGATCTATGAAATATCAACTAAGTAGAGTATATTGGGGGTGCTAACACTGGATTGCAGTCTTGCAGACTATCAAAGATATCACAGGCAATCTGGACAAGAAAGTAAATTATTAATGGACAAGAACATGACTTGGAAAGTGTAAGCACTGTGAAACAATATGTTGTAATCTCTTCTCTCTTTCGACAGGACATGATAGACAACAAGGCAATAATCAAAACTAGCATACCAAGTATAACCAGTCACAATCAGGCAATCAGGTAACTAATAACCAGAGCAGCCATAGCTAATCCACAGATCATAGGCACAGGCGCACATCACATTCATACCTGCAATCTAGACGAGGTTACTATTTCCGTGAATCTATGAGATCCACATCGGGGTGTAGGCAGCTGCAGAAGTGCAGAGCACCTCAGGAAGCAGGCCTAGGTTCTCGCCAACATTGCAGGCGACCCTAAGCAGTACAAGGCGGTGCTGGTCGACGCCGAGCGCAACCTTGAGCCGCGGTGGCCGGCTCCCCGCCTTCACCGCTGTCGCGCCGCACAGCCCCGCATCTCGATCGTCGCCATCCGCCTCCTGGCGCCGCGGCGGTGTGTCGGAGGGGCTGTACGAGAGTGGCGGCGGCTGGATCTGAGGAGGGCTGACAACCCTACTGAGGACCCTAAGCAGTACAAGCCGGATGCAGTGTCTCCGCGGCCAGGCGGATCTGCTACCCGACGGTGGCCCACTTGCGGCCCTAGGTTGCGCGCCAGAGGAAGTCGAGGGAGAAgcggcctggcggcggcgaggaaggccgGGCGCGCACTTGGGGGAGCAGTCGGGCGCGCACTTGGGGGAGCAGCCGGGCGCGCGCCAGAGAAAGTCGAGGGAGAAGCGGCctagcggcggcgaggaaggccgGGCGCGCACTTGGGGGAGCAGCCGAAGCAGCGACGACCGTTGCGGCAGGAGCCGGCAATGAGGTGGCGTCCGCCATCGCGCGAGGAGAGAGgagcggcgaggagggagcGGCTAGGGGGAGGGGATCTGAGCGTGGAGAGGATGGGCTAGGGTTCTGCTGCTTTTATATCATGGGAGAGTGATTGGAGCCATTGGATCGGAGATGGACGGTTAAAAACAGTTGGGCTATTTGGGCTGAAATGGGCCtgctttgcaaaatatttttctttttcttttttgattttatTATAGTTTTGTGAAgtaacatataaaaataattatcttttATACACCAACTTATTTTTTACATGTAATAGACAACATTTAAGTTGACACGTAGGAGTTTCAAGATTTTTTGAACAGATTTAGTATATTTTGTcaattaaatgaatttctatGTGCTTTTCTAAATTAATTCCAAGTTAACCTATGTACCTCTAAACCAAttcaaaaaattatagaaaaattatatttagtcTCATATGTTCAAGTCTAGCCCATTTCTCGAAGAtagataaaaaaatttaattatCTTCTAGGAACAATTAAAACTTCTATCTCCAAGTTATTACACAATAATTGCAATAATATGTAAAGTTGgttgaaaaatcctaaaaattgaCGTGACAATATATTTTTGGTCCATGTTCTATCCATAAAAAACTTAAATAATTTCACTAAAATGAGACcacacattgttcacaaatggATACATCTCTGATATTGTTTTTTACAACTCAACTCAAACTTTGATATTTAAGTACCATATAACCTTTTTGAACTTGTATGAACTTCAAATTTGGACACAACCTTAGGTTTACCATAACATTAGAGAATGTGAAGTTACATTATCAAttgttataaaaaaatatgtttttttctATTGTCTACTTAGGTGTAAAAATAAGCCATATGAAAAGTATCCGGTAAATAGAAATTTACATAAAACAAATGGCATTAAAtgaaatatcatgattttagaaaaattcagaaaaaaaagcaTCGGATTTGGAGTTGTTATGAGGTATAAATACCAACTACAAATTTTAATTCTAGATTAAAAAGACAAAATGAGTCACACATATATTGTTCTTCATCTCAAGTCACGTGGACTTTTGCTTAAGTAACTTAGATTTTAACTAAATTTAATACTGTGCCTAACCACAAATCCTCTGGTGGTGAATTGGCAATGGAAGTTTCGTCGATTCGTTAGGTCTCAGGTTCGATTCCGCTAGCAGCCTATGTGccattttaatttcttttattcttCTTTCAGTACAAAACAATTGTAACGTGCAGCCCTACCACATGCAAACGGTTGGTGCCGTGGTAGTGCTGCTGGATATTAATCATGTGGTCTGGAGTTCGAGTGTTGGCTATGTCAAAATTTTTTGAGCGCGTGTCCATGTGTCTAGCATGAGGTTCTTGGTTCGATCCCCCACGTTGCTGTAAAAAATACAATTTACAAAGGACAAAGCATGTAAAGTATCGAAACGTCCACATGAACGCGAGTAGCGTAGTGGTAAGTGCCACGGATGCTAGTCCTGTGGACATGGGTTCGAATCCCGGCTCCTCAGTTTTTTTAGCTTGGATTTTTGATGGGCCTTTGATCCTTGCTTAGCTCAATTTGCTTAGCTGTGATGGTAGTGATGCTGGTAATCTACTATGGGGTCTGAAGGTCGAATTCTGGGCGCGcagaaattttttttgtcttcaCCATTTCAGTGTTAAGGCTGTTGAAAGTTTTAGATATGTATTATGCAACAAGTGTTAAAAACAAAACTTCTTAAGTGTATTCACAAACTGGCGAGTAGTGCAGTGGTGGGGAAATATCATACCTATTGCAGGATCGTGGGTTCGATCCCAAGTGCTGCATTTTTTTAGTTGGGCTCGGTTGGTACTACGGGTGAGCTGCTGACTCGGCTGGTGATCTGGTATCTCAATGGCAATTGCCAAATCTTCATGTCTTGCTGGTTGCAAGTTCGATTCTTGCCATCATcctattttgtatttttactaTTATATAAAATTTTGTTTCATAGTTCATAAATATATGCCAAAAGGGACTATGACGTTTTCTATGACAATAATGTTAAAACGTCATGTTTTGTGGGCTCAGctatgacgaattcaataaaacgtcatattttgtgggctcaattatgacgaattcaataaaacgtcataAAATTCTGGGCCTAGGGTCCATACCTTcaaattcgtcatagattgtGTGCAATTGTGACGCTACATTAAAATATcataaaattttcgtcatagatcaccacatttcttgtagtggTGGGAGCCCCTAGGAGTCGGGGCCCTAGGCggccgtccccccccccccgagccgCGTCTGATGGTCAAATTATTATTTGGAAGACCGTGCCATATTTTAGGATGCATTAGGCCAGGCTCAGTTGGAGTTTCATTGGCCTAGATAcctagactgagaactaggtaactgtgccagatgagtttcatggtgatgaaactctcatcACATTTTATGAAACTTCATCATTCTCTCTCTTTACCATATCAGTAAAATTAATGATATTTAATATCATAAAATACTCTATAAAACTCTAATGAGACTGACCTTATAAACGTGGAAGGAAGGAGTAGCAATTAAACGTTAGCAATGGGATCCAAACAGTATCTTCAACTATCCCGGCCCACCTCCCAACCAAAGAGGCGACGACGAGTCCACCAAGCTTTTCGCATCAATTGGCAGGCAGCTCGATGAGCCCCAAAAGTTGGTTGGGTCAGGTGGTTGCACGTCCTTCCTGCCCTTGCTTTCGCGATCCTCGTGCCCAGCAGCCAGTACCTTACCAATCACCAATCGGTTCTGACGTCGCTTCCAAATTCCTTCTCCGCatgtgtttagttgcaaaatctttttatgcaaactttattatttatctatcacatcaaatcttttgcctcatatatagagtactaaatgtaagcaaataaaaaaaaataattatatagttttgatgtacgttgcgagacaaatcttttgagactagttAGTCTATAATAAaacaatatttatcacaaacaaataaaaaatactatAATATCTGATGTAACTCTTTTTATCACCTTCTTCCCCGAACGGCGCCTGCCAATCGCCTCGACCCACCAGCCAGAAAACGGCATCCATCATCCGGCCGTATCGAATTTTCGTAGCGCTCTGAATCTCCGATGCGACTGGATAGCGAGTGAGCTTGGGATCTCGACGTGTTGTGCTGTGCACGCGATGCTAGACCGAGGCGTGAGCCGTAAGCTCCCCGGCCCGGCCgtaaccaccaccaccacggcaCCATCATCCTCCGAAAATCCACATTACGGCTCACGCCTGCCACGTGACGAAAGGGACACTCCCCAAAAGGTAAAAACGAGTCGGCACGCTGGAAAGTAAACGGCTGCCAGCTCGTACGGAAAGGAAGCGGACCCGGCGTCATTAACTACCGAACAGCAGCATCTTTTTTTATTGCCAGAACTTGCGAAATTACTGCTATGGCTGGAACACCTGTCATTGTTCCTGCCGCTAATCACGCCGTTACAGCCACACGAGCTACTACCACTGCCAGAGCTCGCGTCGGCGTTGCCTTGGGCCGCTGAGCCGCAGGCATGGTGGCCATGTGACGAGGCGTGGCCGTCGGGAGCGTGCGCGCGCATGTGCTCGCCGCCACTGCCAATTTGTTCCTCGGACACTCCCGTGCTGCTGCTTCCGGCGTCCGCTTCGAATCCCGCTGATGCTGCCGTGTCGTTGGAGTTGTCGCCGACGCCGGTGTGCGCGCAGACGGTGATCCAGTGCTCACCGCTCCAGGTCCAGTCGGCCGCGGCGTCGAACGCCAACGCGCGGACGCGGTCGGCGGGCGTGAGCGCCCCCGCCGTGTCGGTGTCGGAGTCGGAGTCCTCCCAGAATGCCTGATCGAGGACGCTCCTGGGCGACACCCGCAGCTCGATCGGCGAAgccttggcggcggcgacgggatcCATGGGCGCCGAGGAGGACGCGGCGAACGGGTGCAGGAGAAGCTGCTCCGCAGTCCACCGCTTGGCCGGGTCCCTGACCAAGCACCGGGACAGGAAGTCCTTGGCCTCGTCGGAGAGCCAGGCGGGGGCCTGAGGGACGTCGCCGGAGTGTGCGACGTGGTGGAGCACCGCGACGGGGTCGGCGAACCGCTGCTGCCACGGTGCGCCGCCGGTGGCCATCTCGATCACCGTGCACCCGAGCGCCCAGATgtcggccgccgccccctgcaTCTCGCCCCGTGCGGCCTCCGGCGACATGAACATTGGCGTGCCCCTGATGCCGGCATTGCCGTCCTCGTCCGCCATCCAGCGCGCGCAGCCGAAGTCGGCGAGCATGGCGCGCCCGTCGGCGCCGAGCAGCACGTTCCGGCCCTTGACGTCGCAGtgcgcgacgccggcgccgtgcaCGTAGGCCAGCCCACGGAGGACGTCCGCCGCGCGCGACCGTATCACGGCCTCCTCGCACCGACCCCCGCACCGCTTGATCTCGTCGGCCAGCGACCCGCCCGGCGCGTACTCCAAGAACAGGTCGTAGCACATCCGTCCActcccgtccgccgccgccgacacgtCGGCGCCCAGGCACGACACCACGTACCGCGAGCTCAGAGCAGAGAGTACACTCTGCTCCCGCTGGAGCACGCCGGCGCGCGCAATCTCCACGGACTTCACCGCGAACACGTCGCCCGTGCGCCGGTCAGCGGCGAGGGACACTGTGGCCGACGCGCCACGGCCAATCACCGGCCCCTGCAGCCACTCCCGTGTCACCCCCATCCTCGCGCGAGCTTGCCGGCTGCCGCCGCAAGGATGGGAGACGGAGGAGACGAAGCTTGTACTCCCTCCTCttgtttcttcttgttcttgcagTGGTCGTCGTTGTTGGTCGCGGTGGCAGCGCTGAAGGGACAATTGGGGAGCTGGATATGTGGAGTATATGTTGCCGCTGCTTGTGCTCCGCGCTCCTTTTAGTGTATGTgccaaaatatatatataggaggacGCCATTGGCATTGGAATGTAGTTAAGTGTAGGCTGTCCAACCAAAGCAACTAGGCAAGGAAGGGGTGAGAGAGTCCAAGCTGTCACAGGGAGATTCTCCACTTGTCACAAAGGGAGTGGCTGAGGCAATTTTGGGGAGATGGCAGGGGGGGAGAAGCcacctaagagcatctccaagagtttcctAAACCAGGTTGGCATTTTGATTTTTTTGGCAAATGAACAAAAAATAGTCTCCAACAATTTAGCAAACAACTTGACATTTTTGTTAACTTGGCAAAATCCTGCCCTTCCACGTGCATATCTGCACGCGCGGAGCAACTTGGCATCGCTTCTTTCCAGCATCGCCGCGATTCACGGGCTCACGGCGCGCTCTCCCATGCACGCCAGGGACGAGGGACCGAACAAGAAAAAGAATTCGATCAACCAGAACGGCGTTGCGCTGTGCTCGATCGATGTATAGGTTCACGTTCAGCTAGCTGTCTCGATCGGAGGAGCAGATGCTGACTGATGGGAGGAGGAGATAGCCGGCCGGATTAGATGATGGCCACCGGCGTTGGAGTCCGCGGTGGCTGCTGGCGGCGGGATGACGGCGCGGCGCGCGACGGGAGCGTCGGGAGGAAAGGCGACGGGATGTGAAGCGGCAGTTATTGTTTGTGGGCCTCTTTTTTATTTTACCAAGTCCAAATGGCAAATTCTTGGAGATAATTTTCTTTTTAACTTGGCATATATTTTACCAAGTTGCCAAAACATAAGATTTGCCAAGTTAATTTTGgtaaactcttggagatgctctaacaaaATATTTGTATTTGCAGGAGTTTGAGGAAGGGGACACTTGTCCATGTTGCCTTGGGGTTTTTCCAAGCTCATGAGGTTGGAAATGCAATGCCTTGTGACCTTAATTTAATGGGTTGGTTTGTATTCTGATGCAGCTCATGAGTATACCTGTATACTGTATTGTGTATAGTTAGGATGGTtggttggatggatggataGCGAGGATTGGATGGCCGTCAGTGTTCAAAAACCAACTTAATCTGGTATGATGATCGAAGGGGTGTTTTAGCAAGATATAAGAATACTACAAAGCAGGAAAGAAGAGACTTAGT
This window of the Panicum virgatum strain AP13 chromosome 1K, P.virgatum_v5, whole genome shotgun sequence genome carries:
- the LOC120699333 gene encoding mitogen-activated protein kinase kinase kinase 18-like, which codes for MPMASSYIYILAHTLKGARSTSSGNIYSTYPAPQLSLQRCHRDQQRRPLQEQEETRGGSTSFVSSVSHPCGGSRQARARMGVTREWLQGPVIGRGASATVSLAADRRTGDVFAVKSVEIARAGVLQREQSVLSALSSRYVVSCLGADVSAAADGSGRMCYDLFLEYAPGGSLADEIKRCGGRCEEAVIRSRAADVLRGLAYVHGAGVAHCDVKGRNVLLGADGRAMLADFGCARWMADEDGNAGIRGTPMFMSPEAARGEMQGAAADIWALGCTVIEMATGGAPWQQRFADPVAVLHHVAHSGDVPQAPAWLSDEAKDFLSRCLVRDPAKRWTAEQLLLHPFAASSSAPMDPVAAAKASPIELRVSPRSVLDQAFWEDSDSDTDTAGALTPADRVRALAFDAAADWTWSGEHWITVCAHTGVGDNSNDTAASAGFEADAGSSSTGVSEEQIGSGGEHMRAHAPDGHASSHGHHACGSAAQGNADASSGSGSSSCGCNGVISGRNNDRCSSHSSNFASSGNKKRCCCSVVNDAGSASFPYELAAVYFPACRLVFTFWGVSLSSRGRREP